In Paenibacillus stellifer, the DNA window CGCCATGCACAGTCTGGAATTGGATTCGATATGCCGGGTGCGGATGTAGCCCTTGGCAAGCTTGTTAATCAGATATTGCGCTTCAAGCGACATCTGGCCGGATACATAGAAGGACAGGGCATCCGGACCGTGTTGGTCCAGAATGCCCCGCAGACGGCTTGCCGTCAACCGGATCGCGTCCTGCATCAGGATTGAGGCAGGCTCGTTATGCCGGTCCGTTCGATAAAAAGCGTGCTCCAGACGGCCCGACTCTGTAAGGGCTGCCGCGGCGCTTCCGCCTTTGGTGCAGAGCCGGCCGTAATTGGCCGGATGATTCTTGTCGCCGGTGAGCTTGACCACGCGGTCTCCGGAGACTTCAAGTACGATTCCGCAGCCGACGCCGCAGTAGGGACATACGCTTTTCACTTGCCGTGTGGTCATAATCATTCACCGCCGATCATGGATTTAGAAGTTGATTCCGGACTCCGCCTTGGCCCAGGTTCTTCTCCAGGAACGGGTCACGGCGTAGAAGACAAGCGTCGTAATCAGGACGATTGATCCGACAACCAGGAAGCCCGTCACCTGGGAGCCGGTGGACTGCTTCAGCGGTCCGAGCACATAGGTAGGGAGCAAATATCCTCCCAGGCCGCCGGCCGCACCGACAATTCCGGTAATAACCCCGATTTCATGGGAGAAGCGCTGCGGGATAATCTGAAAGACAGATCCGTTGCCCATGCCGAGGCAGGCCATCATAATGCTGGTGTAGAGAAGCATCACAAGGAAGGAGCCCGGCATGGAGGCGATCAGAAACGCGCAGACCGAAATGATGCTGTACAGGACAAGCAGGAGGCGCATGCCGCCGATCCGGTCTGCGATCCAGCCTCCGATCGGACGGAAGAAGCTGCCTGCAATGACTGTAATGGTAACCAGATAGCCGACTTCGACTTTGGATAGACCGCCGGAATGTACATTGTCGCCGTAAATATCATAGAAGAAGATGTTCGCATAGTTGGCGAAGCCGACAAACCCGCCGAAGGTTATGGCGTAAAATATGGAGAACCACCACGTATCGGCATGCTTGAACACACTCAGGTAGCTCTTAAGCGGCTTCGGAGCAGGTGCGTTTGGAGCGTCTTTAACCAGAACTGCATATACGATCATTACGATTGCGAGCGGAATTATGGCAAATCCGAAGACGCTATGCCAGCCGTATACCTGTGCGATCTGGGGTCCGAAGAAGGTAGCCAGCGCTGTTCCGCTGTTGCCCGCGCCTGCGATGCCCATCGCAAGACCCTGATATTCAGGAGGATACCAGCGGCTGGCGAGAGAGAGGGATACGGCAAAGGCAGCGCCTGCGATGCCAAGCAGAAATCCGATCATATGGACCTGCAGCAGGCTGCTTCCGCCCAGCCATCCCCAGAGCAGAGGAAGGATAGTAAGTCCCATGCCGGTCAGCCCGGCCTTTTTACAGCCGATCCGGTCCGCCAGAATGCCCATCGGAATCCGGAACAGCGAACCGCCAAGAACGGGGATGGCGACCATCGTAGCTTTCTGGGTATCCGAAAGTCCGAAATCCTTCGTAATGTAGAGCGAAAGAGCGCCGCATATGACCCAAATCATAAAGCTGACGTCAAAGTACAGGAAAGCGGACAGTAAACTCGGCGAGTGGCCAGCCTTTCGAAAACCTTTCTCCATGTAAAAATTCCTCCCATTCCTTTTTCTGTACGAATGATCTTTCCGGCATTTCTAAGCTGCTGCGACTGAAGCAAGAAAACGGTTTGACGTTCACCCCCGGGCCAATAATGAGCGGGCATCAGGCAAAAAGGGGCCGACTGACAGAACCCGCATGCATTTATGCGGATCTTGTTAATCGGCCCCATTGCCATTGCAGCCACGTCATTGTGGCTGACTGATTAATTTCATTCAATTGTGGGATGCACGCTGGGCTTCCGGTCACATCTTTGTGAAGAAGACCGAGCGGCTGATGTAAATCGTATAATGACAATATAAAGAGAGCTGGATTAAATGTCAATAACCATGACATAAAAATTTAAAATAATAATAATTTAACGACTTTTTCAGCAAAGTTCAGATTTTTGAGTTAAATTATCTAACATAAAATTGGAATTCTTTGTTCTTGTCAAATGAATCCTCTCTATATTAGTATATAACCATTCGCTTATATAAAGGGGGATCTCATGGAATCAATCTCGGATATCGCGGAGGATTTAAAGCTGCTGGGGGACAAGACGCGTCTCCAGATACTCTCCCTTCTGAAAGAGCGGGAGTGGTGCGTGTGCGAGTTCGTTGAAGTATTTGACATCTCGCAGCCTGCAATTAGCCAGCATCTTCGAAAGCTGAAGGACCGCGGGATCGTGAAGGAGCAGAAAAGAGGGCAGTGGGTTCATTACTCGCTGAATGTTCAGGACAAGCCTTATATCTCGGCCATCCTGGAGCTGACACCGGGCTCCGACATTATTTTGACGCAATTGAACACAAAAGCACCGAATGCATGCTGCGATTGATGCAAAACGCTCAACTGGGTATAGACTGGAGGATTTTCGTTGGTAATTCTCGCAATACTGATTTTTGTGATTACATTAGGATTTGTGATCTGGCAACCGCGAAAGCTGTCCATCGGCTGGTCGGCCAGCGGCGGTGCTGTCTTGGCTCTTGTTTCGGGAGTAGTCAGCTTCGGCGATGTGGTGGACGTCACCAGGATTGTCTGGAACGCTACCTTTGCCTTTGTGGCGATCATCCTGATTTCACTCATCCTCGACCGGATCGGATTTTTTGAATGGGCCGCTCTGCATATGGCATACGCAGCAAGAGGCAACGGCGTTCGCATGTTCATATACGTCACGCTGCTGGGGGCGCTGGTATCCGCGTTCTTCGGCAATGATGGAGCTGCGCTGATCCTGACTCCCATCGTGCTGGCCATGGTCCGGGCCCTGCGCTTTGAAGAGTACAAGGTTGTTGCTTTTGTAATGGCGAGCGGCTTTATCGCGGATACCACGTCGCTTCCGCTGGTTGTCAGCAACCTGGTCAACATTGTCTCGGCTGACTTCTTCGGAATTACGTTTCTGGAGTACGCCGGTCACATGCTGCTGCCCAATCTGTTCTCCCTGGCGGCCAGCATACTGGTGCTGTATCTGTTCTATCGCAGAAGGATAGCGGGAAGCTT includes these proteins:
- a CDS encoding nitrate/nitrite transporter, which produces MEKGFRKAGHSPSLLSAFLYFDVSFMIWVICGALSLYITKDFGLSDTQKATMVAIPVLGGSLFRIPMGILADRIGCKKAGLTGMGLTILPLLWGWLGGSSLLQVHMIGFLLGIAGAAFAVSLSLASRWYPPEYQGLAMGIAGAGNSGTALATFFGPQIAQVYGWHSVFGFAIIPLAIVMIVYAVLVKDAPNAPAPKPLKSYLSVFKHADTWWFSIFYAITFGGFVGFANYANIFFYDIYGDNVHSGGLSKVEVGYLVTITVIAGSFFRPIGGWIADRIGGMRLLLVLYSIISVCAFLIASMPGSFLVMLLYTSIMMACLGMGNGSVFQIIPQRFSHEIGVITGIVGAAGGLGGYLLPTYVLGPLKQSTGSQVTGFLVVGSIVLITTLVFYAVTRSWRRTWAKAESGINF
- a CDS encoding ArsR/SmtB family transcription factor; the encoded protein is MESISDIAEDLKLLGDKTRLQILSLLKEREWCVCEFVEVFDISQPAISQHLRKLKDRGIVKEQKRGQWVHYSLNVQDKPYISAILELTPGSDIILTQLNTKAPNACCD